Within Kutzneria chonburiensis, the genomic segment CTCCCCGTTGCGCACCATGCGCGACCTTCCGACCTCGCAGGTCGTCTGACCTGCGCGGACGCCCGTGCGGGCGGTCGCCGGACTAGCACCTGGCGGCCACCCGCACGTGGCTCACACCCGACCCGCCCGTGTGAGCGTCGAGACCGCCATAACCGTTGCGTAGCCACGCCATTCCAGCGCCGCCGCCGGCGAGAAACTGGCGAAGTCCACCGTCCAGCCGCCGTCCTCCTGCTGTCGGCTTTCCAGCCGATCCAGCTCCGCTTCGATCACGTCTTCGCTCACCACCGGCGCGAAGTCCAGTCCGCGCAGCGTTTCCCCTTCACTGCCGCCCGCCACCGGCACCAGCCCGTCGGCCGGCACGAACCTCCCCAGCCGGGTCAGCAGCTCCTTGTCCCCCGCCGCGTCCAGGAATTTGACCGCGAACGACAGTTCGATGGCGTGCGGCTGCTTCTCCATCGCCGCAATGGCTTCCAGGCAGTACCCGGTCGCTTTCGCCAGCCAGGGATGCTTCGCGACGGCCGGGTCGTGCTTCGCCACCCGGTGCGCCATTCCCGCCGCGAACGCCGTGCTCTGCAACGTGGAGACCGTCGGGTCCGCCTGCGCCCAGAACGGCGCACACCCCGTCGGGTCTTGCGTTGGGAGGGCAAACGGCAGTCCTCCGTCTTCCAGCGTCACCTCGTCCAGCCAGTCGCACAGCTCTTTCGCCCTCGGCGTCGTCACCGGCCCCACTTCCGCGAACACCTCGAACGCGTGCAGCGCCCCCGCCGGTTGACTCTCCCCCGCCCGCAGATCCGGCTCCAGCCCCCAGCCGTACCCACCGTCCGCGTTCCGATACCCGTCCACCGCCGCCAGCACCGCCTCGGGATTCCCTTGGCCCACCAGCAGTTCGAACCTCCGCCGGTCCAGCACCCGCCCGTGCCCGGCCAGAAAGGCCCCCGCTCGCTTCAGGTCAACGCTCATGTCTCCAGCATGGCCCCCGCGTCTTGAACGGAACGGACATCGCGGATCAGCCGGCGGACCGCCGGACGATGTGACCGACGCCGACGACACCACGGTCGACGTCGCTGAGCAGGAGGCTGAGGCGGCGAGGATGGTCCGGACGCCAGATCAGCTCGAACCACGCGGGCGTGGTGGCGATCAGGTGATCGCCGGCCCACACGCCGACGGTCTGGCCGCCGCGGAGCACGCCCGACTCGACGGTTCCCACCACGACCGTGCCTCGGCCAGGGATGGTGAACACCTCGTGGATCGTCAGCACGAAATCCCGGTCGTCCACCTCAGATCTGGAACGCCAGGGTGGCGCGGAGGAGGTGCTCCACGCGGTCGAGCGGGGCGGCGGGGTCGATGATGCGGCGGATGGCGAAGCCGATGAGCAGGTCGATGACGGCGTCGGCGATGGCGTCCAGCGGCAGCACGGCGGTGAGCTCGGCGGGCAGGCGCTCCCGGATGATGCCGGCGACCAGGTTGGCGCCATAACGCTGGCGTTCGACGAAGAACTCGACGGTCTGCGGGTCGGATCGGGTGTCGAGGGCGAACTCGAGCTCGAAGCGGGGCCAGCCGGAGGCGAAGGCGGCCTCGGCCCAGTCGCGCAGACCGCGGGCCAGCGCCTCGGGCGTGCGGGCGTGGTCGAGCGCGCCGCGGACCGCCTCGGTGTGTTCGGCCTGAAGTCCTTGCACCACAAGCAGAGCGAGCTCGGGTTTGCCGCTGAAGTTGGAGTACACGACGCCGGTGGAGAAGCCGGCGGCGTCGGCCACCGCGGCCAGTGAGGTCGCCCGGTAGCCGTCCCGCAGGAACAGTTCCCGCGCGGCGGCGAGCACCTGTTCGCGGTTGCGGGTCTGGGACTCGGCCCGGGTCAGTCGCGGCACGGCGAAATCCTACCTGTTGACACTATCGAGATACCATGCTTACTTGGATAGTGTCATTATCTCAAATCCGGAGGCGACATGAGACGCGGTCTGGTGCTCGGGTGCGGCGGCACGGTCGGCGGGGCCTGGCAGGTCGGCGCGCTGGCCGCCGTGTCGCGGGCGTGGGACTGGGATCCGCGGACGGCGACGGCGATCGTCGGCACCTCGGCCGGCGCGAGCCTGGGCGCGATGCTCGGCGCGGGCGTCGGCGTGGACGAATTGCTGGCCGCGCACCGTGACGACCCGCCGGCACGGCCATCGGTCCGCCGCTTCTTCACCCAGCCGCCGGCCCCACGTCCGGCCTTCCCCTTCGGCCGTCCTTCGTGGCGGCTAGCGTTGCTAGGTTTACGGCGGCGTGAATACCTAGCAGCGCTAGCCGGATTGGCCCCGCCGGGACGCACCGATCCCGGCTTTCTCGACCGGCTCACGGACGACCTGACACTGGATCACCCGGCGGTGTGGTCCGTCGCCGTCGACGCTCGTAGCGGCGAGCGGGTGGCCTTCGGCGCACCCGGGGCACCGGCCGCCTCGCTACGGGACGCCGTGCGGGCGTCGTGGGCCGTCCCCGGCTGGTATCCGCCGGTCACGATCGACGGTCGGCGCTATCTGGACGGCGGCGTCGCCTCGACCGCGTCCGCCGACCTGGTCGCCGGCCTCGACCTTGACGAGGTAGTAGTCATCGCGCCGATGGCCTCCCTGACGGCGCTCGAGTCGGCGGGCTCGGCGGACGCCTGGAGTCGTTGCTACGCAAGCCGATGACTCGCGGCCTGGCCCGCGAGGCCGCGCTGCTGGAGTCGGTCGGCACCCGGGTGGTGCTGGTGTGCCCGTCGATGTCGGAACTGGCCGGGATGGGCCCGAATTTCATGGAGCCACGACGGCGGCTGCCCGCCCTGGAGGCAGCGCTTTCGACGGCACGACAAGGAGCACGGCGATGACAACGGACGAGTTCGAGGTCGTGGTGATCGGCGCCGGCGCGTCCGGCATCGGGGCCGCGGTGCGGCTGCGCCAGCAGGGCGTACGCGACTTTGTCGTGTTGGAGAAGGGAAACTCCGTCGGCGGCACCTGGCGGGACAACACCTACCCCGGCTGCGGCTGCGACGTGCCGTCGCGGCTGTACTCCTACACCTTCGCGCCCAATCCGGACTGGAGCCGCGTCTTCGCCAAGCAGCCGGAGATCCTGACCTACCTGGGCGACACGGCCGACCGTTTCGGCGTCACCGAGCACGTGCGGCTGGGCGTCGAGGTGTTGGAAAGCCACTGGGATCCAACAATGTCCCGGTGGCGTCTGTCCACAATCGACGGTGACATCACCGCGCGGGCGATCATCGCCGCCGCCGGGCCGTGGCACACGCCCAACCTGCCGGACATCCCCGGTCTGGCCGAGTTCTCCGGGCCGGTGTTCCACTCCTCGCGGTGGGATCACGACGTCGACCTGACCGGCAAACGGGTCGCCGTGGTCGGCAGCGGGGCGTCGGCCGTGCAGTTCGTGCCGGCGATCGCCCCTGCGGTGCAACGGTTGCACCTGTTCCAGCGGACGCCGCAGTGGGTGCTGCCCAAGCCCGACCACCACATTCCCACCGTCGAACGGCAGTTGCTCCGTCGGCGGAGCTTCCGAAACGCCTTGCGCAGCCTGGAATATCGGGCTTTGGAGGGTCTCGGCTTCGCCTTCCGCCGGCTGAGGACGCAGCCGCTGTTGCGCGCCATCGCCGAGGCCAACATCCGGCGGGCCATTCGCGATCCCCAGCTGCGGCGCAAGGTCACGCCCGACTATCCCGTCGGCTGCACCCGTCCGCTCGTCTCCAACGACTACTACCCTTCTCTCACGCGAGCCAACGTCGACGTGCACGCCACCGGCGTCGCCGAGATCCGGGGCAACACCGTGATCGGCGTCGACGGGACGTCCGCCGAGGTCGACGCGATCATCCTCGGCACCGGGTTCCGCATCCTCGACCTGCCCATCGCCGGCCGGGTCTTCGACGCCGACGGGGCCAGCCTGGCCGATCACTGGCAGGGCAGTCCGCAGGCTTACCTCGGCACCACCATCGCCGGCTTTCCCAACCTGTTCCTCGTGCTCGGTCCCAGCCTCGGCACCGTCAACTCGGCTTTCGTCATCATCGAGGCACAGCTGGCCTACATCATGTCCGCCTTGCGGCACCTGCGTTCCGTCGACAGCCTCGAAGTACGCCGCCCCATCCAGGACGCCTTCAACGCTCGCGTGCAGGCCGCCCTGCCCGGCACCGCCTACTCCGCCGGCAGTTGCCGCAGCTACTTCATCGACGCCAACGGCCGCAACAGCTTCTCGTGGCCTTGGGCCACCGACCGCATGATCCGCTCGCTCAGCCGCTTCGACCCGTCCGACTACCGCGTCGGCGACCGAGTTCGAGAGGACACCCGCGCGTGACCTACCCAGCCATCGACCCCCACGGCGCCGTCGTCCTCATCACCGGCGGCGGCCGCGGCATCGGCCTCGCCACCGCCGAGCTCTTCGCCCGGCACGGCGCCATCGTCTGCGTCGCCGACCTCGACGGCGCCGCCGCCACCGAGGCCGCCCAGTCCATCGGCCCTCAGGCTTTCCCTTACACCGCAGACGTTTCTTCCGCCGGCTCGTTCTCCGACTGCGTCCGCGCCGTGCTCGATTCCTTCGGCCGCATCGACGTTCTCGTCAACAACGCCGGCGTCATGCCGCTCGGCGACTTCCTCGCCGAGCCCGAGGCCACCTCCCGCACCACCATCGACGTCAACCTCTGGGGACCGGTGCACGGCATGCGCCTCGTGCTCCCCCACATGATCTCTCGCCGCCGGGGCCACATCGTCAACGTCGCCTCCATGGCCGGCAAGATCCCCATTCCCGGCATGGCCGTCTACAACGCCAGCAAGTTCGCCGCCGTCGGCCTCTCCGCCGCCGTCCGCGCCGAGTTCGCCCCCACCGGCGTCAGCGTCAGCACGGTGTTGCCTTCCGCCGTCCGCACCCGCCTCTCGTCCGGCGTCCCCCTCGGCCGCGGCCTTCCCACCGTCTCCCCCTCCACCGTCGCCACCGCCATCTTCCGCACCCTCGCCACCCGCCGCGCCGAGGTCCCCGTCCCTCGCTACCTCGCCGCTTGGGACCTCCTCAACGCCCTCACTCCCGAACCCCTCATGCGTTCCGCCCGCCGCCTCATCGGCGACCGCCGCGCCCTCACCTCCGTCGACCCCACCGCCCGCGCCGCCTACGAGCAGTCCATCGCCGACCAGGCCGCCGGCTGACGATCCCGGTTCGGCAGGATGCCGGCATGGACGAGCAGGCGCTCCGGCTCAACGAGTTGGCTCAGGGTCTTCGGCCGTTGGACGAAGGTGCGGCCTGGTTCGCCGGGCTGACCGCCGACCACCGGTCCGAGGTCCTGCTGCGCCTGACGGAGTTCTGCGTCCAGGCTCGCGCCGTCCCGGACGACATGCCGGAAAGTGTTCGCCGGGCTGGACTTCTCACCACCCACACCCCGGCCGTGCTGCTGGCCCGAGGACGGCTGGCGAAGATCGCCGGCCTGCCGCCGGACGAGTGGGCAAAGTCGTTCCGGCTACTCGTGTCCTTGCTCGGCGTCGCGGACGAACGACGGCGGGCCAGGTCCTGCGCCGCCGGCTGCGCGCACGCCTGGCATCACCTGTGAACGGTCAGGTGCCCGTCAGCGGGAAGCCCACCAGGCGTCGCTGAGTTCGCCGCGGGCGACGAGGACGGCGGGGCCGGTGAGGGTGCTGTCGGCGGCGTCGATGGTGACGGTGACCTGGCCGCCGGGGATGGTGACGGTGGCGGAGCCGGTGGGGAGGCCGAGGAGGTGCAGGTGGGCGGCGACGGTGGCGACGGTGCCGGTGCCGCAGGAGCGGGTCTCGCCGACGCCGCGTTCGTGGACGCGCATGGCGAGGGACGTGGGCGAGAGGCGGTTGACGAACTCGACGTTGACGCCGTGCGGGAACAGGGACTGGTCCCGGCCGGGGGCGACGGAGAGGTCGAGGGAAGCGACGGGGACGTCGGTGACGCAGACGAGGTGGGGATTGCCGACGTCGACGGCGACGCCGGGGAAGTTGACGCCGCCGAGCGTGGCGACGGACTCGCCGAAGACGCGGGTGGGGCCCATCTGGACGGTGACGGAGCCGTCGGGGTGCACGACGACGGGACGGTCGCCGGCCCGGGTGCCGACGACGAACTCGCCGGGTGAAGCCAGGCCGGCGTCGACGAGGTAGGTGGCGAAGACCCGAACGCCATTGCCGCACATCTCGGCGATCGAGCCGTCGGCGTTGCGGTAGTCCATGAACCAACCGTCGCCGGAACCGGAGAAGAGCTTGTTGGGCACGACGCGCAGGACACCGTCGGCGCCGAGCCCGCGCTGACGGTCACACAGGGCCTGCACGCGAGACTCGGTCAACTCCAGCGTGCCGTCGGGATCGGGCAGCACGACGAAGTCGTTCTCGGTGCCATGCCCCTTGACGAACTCGATACCCACCCGTTCAGAGTATCGCGCCGACGGCCTCGAACAGATCGGGGCGGGCGCCGTCGAACCAGGTGATGCGGTGGTCGCGGCGGAACCAAGAGCGCTGGCGGCGGACGAAGCGGCGGGTGGCGCGGGCGGTGTCAGCCGCGGCGGTGGGGAGGTCGCAAGAGCCGTCGAGGTAAGCCAAGGTCTGCTGGTAGCCGAGGGCGCGGGAAGCGGTGAGGCCGGAGCGGAGGCCGAGGGGCTCGAGGGACTGGACCTCGGCGACCAGACCCGCGGAGTACATGAGATCTACGCGGAGGTCGACGCGGGAGTCCAACTCCGCTACGTCGCGGTCGATGCCGATCTGGACGGTGCCGAAACGGGGCTCGCCGCGCTTGGGCATGGTGGCCGAGAAAGGGCGGCCGGTGAGCTCGATGACCTCTAGGGCCCGGACGACGCGACGGCCGTTGGAAGGGAGGATGGCTGTCGCTGCCAGGGGATCTAGCGTTGCTAGCTTTGTGTGCAGTGCTTCGGAACCTAGCGTTGCTAGGTCCGCTTCGAGACGGGACCGGATGGCGGGGTCGGTGCCGGGGAACTCGAGCTCGTCGAGGACGGCCTGGATGTACAGGCCGGAACCGCCGACGAGGATGGGGGTCACGCCGGAGGCGATGAGGCGCTCCATCAACTCCCGGGTCTGGCGCTGGTAGGCGGCGACGGAAGCGGTCTCGGTGACATCCAGGACATCGAGCATGTGATGGGGCACGCCGCGACGCTCGGCCATGGACAGCTTGGCCGTCCCGATGTCCATCCCCCGGTACAGCTGCATGGCGTCGGCGTTGATCACCTCGCCGCCGAACCGCAGGGCGAGCTCGACGCCGAGGTCGGACTTGCCGGCGGCGGTCGGACCGACCACCGCGATGGGACGCACGGTACTGCGTGGAATCGGTTCGCTCGCAAGCTCGCTCACGCCGGCTCCCAGCAGGCCACGTGGTACCCGACACCGAACGGGGAGTCGGAGTACAACAGCTCGCCCCGCCACGAACGGCCCGCTGCGGCCCCGGCCAACGCCTGCCACGCCGCCCGGCCGGACACGTCCAGCTCGGCCGCCAGCGGGACGTCCAGCCCCAGCAAGGCGTCCACATCGGCGGCGGCAAGAGCGTCCCGCACCGACGCGTCGTAACCGATCGATCGCTCGTCGGGGTGACCGGCCGGCCCGGGATGCCGGCTCGACCCGTCGCCCAGCACGAGCAGCCCGACCGGACGGTCCTGTCGGGCCAGCCGTTCGCCCACTCGCCGACTGTCGTCGACCGAACCCCGCGGATCGACCGTCTCGACGACGACCCGGGCCGCCCCGGCCTGCTCCCGCAGCCACCCGGCGACCAACACCGGCAGCGGAAGCGCCGGATCGACCTCGCCCGTAGCCGAGGCCTCGGACAGGGAGACGATCTTGTCAACGCCGTAGCCACGAAAGGAGCCGACGGCATCCGCGCTGGTCAGGCCGCAGAAATCAACCGATCCGGCGATGGCCAGCCACTCCCGGCTTAGCGCTGCTAGCCGCTTGCCGGCGGCCACACAGGCGCGTCTGACGGCCTCCGTCTCGGCCACCGCGCCGGCCACCAGTTCGGGTACCAGCAGGGGCGGATGGGGCACCACGGCAACGCCTACGATCACGATACGGCACGCTACCTGCCGACTCGGAGTACACAGCCGAGCCCTGACCTGTTTGAATGCCCGGCGAAGGTATTCGGACCACGCGTTCGGAGTACCCGGTCGTTTGGGCCTCGCCGGTGTGCGGGGCGCTCGTGCCCCGGCACGGGCTCATGGTGGCAGGCGAGGAGGAAGCCGGCGATGACGGACCAGGAGACGGCCCCGGTGGACGGGGTCGAGCAGGCGGCGGCGGAGCAGGTGGCCACGGAAGTGACGCCGGTGCCGCAGCCCGAGGCGGGCCAGTCCAGTGGGGGCGGCGCGGGGGCGACGGCGGGGTCCACGCCGCCGCCGGTGCCGGTCGCCTCGGATGATCCGACCCGGTGGGGCCGGGTGGACGAGGCCGGCAAGGTCTATGTCAAGGGCGAGGACGGTGAGCGCGAGGTCGGGTCCTGGCAGGCCGGCGAGCCGGCCGAGGGGCTGGCCCACTTCGCCCGCCGCTTCGACGACATGCGTACCGAGGTCGAGCTGCTCGAGGCGCGGCTGAAGTCCGGCGCCGGCGACCCGAAGCAGGCGCTGACCAGCGCGAAGCACGTCCGTGACGGCCTGACCGACGCGGCCGTCGTCGGCGACCTCGCGGCGCTGCGGGCCCGGGTGGCGCACGTGATCGCCACCGCCGAGAAGGCCGTCGACAAGGCCAAGGTGGCTCGCGACGCCGCCCGCGCCGAGTCGGCCCAGCGCAAGCAGGCGCTGGTCGAGGAGGCCGAGACGCTGGCCAACGAGTCGACCCAGTGGAAGTCCGCCGGGGACCGGCTGCGGGCCATTCTCGACGAGTGGAAGACGATCCGCGGCGTCGACCGCAAGACCGACGAGCAGCTGTGGCGCCGGTTCTCCAAGGCACGGGACGCCTTCAACCGCCGCCGTGGCGCGCACTTCGCCGATCTCGACCGGCAGCGGGCGACGGCCAAGACCCGCAAGCAGGAGCTGGTCGACGAGGCCGAGGCGCTCGCGGGCTCGGACGACTGGGGCGTGACCGCCGGTCGCTACAAGGACCTGATGGTCGAGTGGAAGGCCGCGGGCCGCGCGCCCAAGGAGTCGGACGACGCGCTGTGGCAGGCCTTCCGGGCCGCGCAGGACAAGTTCTTCGCGCGGCGGTCGGCCGCCTTCGACGAGCGGGACGCCGAGTTCGGCACGAACGCCAAGCTCAAGGAAGAGCTGCTGGCCGAGGCCGAGGGCATCGACCCGGGCGCCGGCCTGGAGGCGGCCCGCAACGCCCTGTACAAGCTCCAGGAGCGCTGGGACCAGATCGGCAAGGTGCCGCGCGAGCGGGTCCGTGAGCTGGAGGGCCGGCTGCGGTCCATCGAGGAGAAGGTCCGCGGCGCGGTCGACGCCCAGTGGCGCCGCACCGACCCGGAGGCCGAGGCCCGGGTGGCGCAGTTCCGCGAGCGCGTGACCCAGTTCGAGGCGCAGGCGGCGAAGGCCCGGTCGGCCGGCGACAAGCGCCGCGCCGAGCAGGCCGAGGCCCAGGCGGCGCAGTGGCGTGAGTGGCTGGCCGCGGCCGAGCAGGCAGTCGCGACCCGCTGAGCAACGAAAAAGGCCCCCACCGTTCGGTGGGGGCCTTTTTCGTACGCGATCAGTCCCGGGCGAAGGTCAGCTTCACCCACTGGAAGGTCAGCACGATCAGGGTCAGCAGGCCCAGGATGATGCCGATGCCCGGGCCGGGACCCGGCTCGTGACTGGACGTCGACTGCTGCGACCAGACGGCCAACAACGACGTCACCAGGCTGAAGCCGCAGCCCGCCGCGGCGGCGAAGGACAGTGCCCACAGGCGGGTGACCAACGCGGCGCCGGACACCAGGACGCCGAAAAGCATGGCGCAGAAGGCGAACAGCACCGGCACGAGCCCGATCGGGGTGCCCTTGGGGGCCAGGCCGAACAGCACCTGCCAGCCGCTGGCCGACTGGACCCAGGGCAGCAGCGCGGACACGATCATGAGCATCACGCAGACGGCGATGACCATGGCCCGGGCGCCCGGGTCGATCTGACGGAACGCGCGGCGCGGGGCCTTGGGCACCTCCACCTGGAGGTCGGACAGGTCGTCAGTCACTGGATCGCACATCCTTCGGCCGGCGCGAGCGGGGCCGGCGTGCCGAACGAGGGCAGCCCGAGGCTGACCCCCGAGGTCTTGGGCCGCAGACCGGCCTCGGTGTTGTCCCCGGCCCTGGTCCGCCGGTGGGACAGGAGTGCCCCGTCGGCGACCAGGTAATGCGGCGCCGCGTAGGTGACGACGGTGTGCACGACGTCGCCGGCGCGCACGCCGGGCGTGGCGGCGAAGTGCACGAGCCGGCCGTCACGGGCCCGGCCGCTCATCCGCTGCGTCTCCTCGTCGCGCCGGCCCTCCCCCTGCGCCACCAGCACCTCGATCTCCCGCCCGACCTGGGCCTGGTTGCCGAGCAGCGAGTTCTCCTCCTGCACGGCGACCAGCCGGTCGAACCGCTCCTGCACGACCTCCTTGGGCAGCTGGCCGTCCATCGAGGCGGCCGGCGTGCCGGGGCGCTTGGAGTACTGGAACGTGAAGGCGCTGGCGAACCGGGCCTGCCGCACCACGTCCAGGGTGCCCTGGAAGTCCTCCTCGGTCTCGCCGGGGAAGCCGACGATGATGTCGGTGGTGATCGCGGCGTCCGGCATGGCCGACCGCACCTTGTCCAGGATGCCCAGGTACTTCTCGGTCCGGTAGGACCGCCGCATCTCCTTCAGCAGACGGTCCGAGCCGGACTGCAGGGGCATGTGCAGCTGGGGGCAGACCGCCGGTGTCTCGGCCATCGCGGCGATCACGTCGTCGGTGAAGTCCTTGGGGTGCGGCGAGGTGAAGCGGATCCGCTCCAGCCCGTCGATCTGGCCGACCGAGCGCAGCAGCTTGCCGAAGGCCAGCCGGTCGCCGAACTCGACGCCGTAGGAGTTGACGTTCTGGCCGAGCAGCGTCACCTCGAGCACGCCCTCATCGACCAGCGCCTGCACCTCGGCCAGCACGTCGCCCGGCCGGCGGTCCTTCTCCTTGCCGCGCAAGGACGGAACGATGCAGAAGGTGCAGGTGTTGTTGCAGCCGACGGAGATCGACACCCAGCCGGAGTAGGCGGAGTCGCGGCGCGCCGGCAGCGTGGACGGGAAGGTCTCCAGCGATTCGAGGATCTCGACCTGGGCCTCGTTGTTGTGCCGGGCCCGCTCCAGCAGCGTCGGCAGCGAGCCGATGTTGTGGGTGCCGAACACGACGTCGACCCACGGCGCCCGCTGGACGATGGTGCTGCGGTCCTTCTGGGCCAGGCAGCCGCCCACCGCGACCTGCATGTCGGGGTTGGCCGTCTTCAGCGGCCGCATGTGCCCGAGCGTGCCGTACAGCTTGTTGTCGGCGTTCTCGCGGACCGCGCACGTGTTGAACACGACCAGGTCGGGCGGCGAATCCTGGCCGGCGGGCGTGTAGCCGGCGTCCTCGAGCATGCCGGCCAGCCGCTCGGAGTCGTGCACGTTCATCTGGCAACCGAACGTGCGAATCTCGTAACTCCGTGTCACTGCATCTACCTCTTCCCGACGACCGCTCGGTCCCCAGGGTAGAACCCCCTGCTGGCAGGATGGACAGGTGCCACTGACACGACGGGCCCTGATCATGCTAGGGGCCGCTGCGACGCTCGCCGGGCCGACCCTGGCGGCCTGCGGCTCCAGCCTGTCCGGCGTGCAGCTGCGCATCGCCACCGGCGGTCCCGGCGGCGTCTACTTCACGCTCGGCTCGCGGCTGGCCGACCTGTGGCAGGAGCAGCTCGACCTGACCAAGAAGGTGCTCCAGACCAACGGCTCGGTGGACAACCTGGTCGCCCTGCACAACAACCACGCCGACATCGCGTTCGTGGCCGCCGACGCGGCCGCTCGCGGCTCGGCCGGGCTGCGCGCGCTGGCCCGCATCTACGACGACTACATCCAGGTCCTGGTGCGCAGCGACTCGCCGATCCAGAAGCTGGCCGACCTGGCCGGCCACCGGGTGTCCATCGGCAGCCTGAACTCGGGCGTCACGGTGGTGGCCCGCAACCTGCTCAAGGCGGCCGGCCTGCCCGAGTCGAGCGACTCGTACAAGCAGCAGAGCCTGCGCGACTCGCTGCCCGACCTGATCACCGGCGGGGTGGACGCGCTGTTCTGGTCCGGCGGCCTGCCGACGCCGGACATCACGGCCACCATGAAGGCGCACCCGGACCAGCTCCGCATGCTCGACCTGACCACCGTGAACCTGAAGGACCTGCCCTACTACAACGTGGAGACGGTGCCGGCGACCGCCTATCCGCAGCTGCGGCAGGGCGACAAGCCGGTGAGCACGCTGGCCGTGCACAACCTGCTGATGGTCCGCGAGGACATGCCGTCCGACGAGGTCCAGGGCCTGCTGCGGACGTTGTTCGACGCCCAGCCCGACCTGGCCACCGACCGGGACCAGGTGGTGGCGCTGGCCGCGCAGCTGATCGACCGCCGCTCGGCCATCGAGACCCGTCCCATCCCCCTCCACGACGGCGCCCTGGAGTACTACCGCTCAGCGAAGGTGTGAACGGACCGTTCCAAAACTCCGAGTAGAGGAATGGTCCGTTCCGAACTTCAAAGGGCAGGGATGTCGAAGGCTACGCGGAGGCCGCCGCCGTCGGGGAGGGAGAGGTCGACGGTGCCGCCGACGCGTTCGACGAGTAGGCGCACGATGGCCAGGCCGAGGCCGGAGCCGCGGACGTTCTGGTGGCCGGCGCTGCGC encodes:
- a CDS encoding TetR/AcrR family transcriptional regulator: MPRLTRAESQTRNREQVLAAARELFLRDGYRATSLAAVADAAGFSTGVVYSNFSGKPELALLVVQGLQAEHTEAVRGALDHARTPEALARGLRDWAEAAFASGWPRFELEFALDTRSDPQTVEFFVERQRYGANLVAGIIRERLPAELTAVLPLDAIADAVIDLLIGFAIRRIIDPAAPLDRVEHLLRATLAFQI
- a CDS encoding patatin-like phospholipase family protein translates to MRRGLVLGCGGTVGGAWQVGALAAVSRAWDWDPRTATAIVGTSAGASLGAMLGAGVGVDELLAAHRDDPPARPSVRRFFTQPPAPRPAFPFGRPSWRLALLGLRRREYLAALAGLAPPGRTDPGFLDRLTDDLTLDHPAVWSVAVDARSGERVAFGAPGAPAASLRDAVRASWAVPGWYPPVTIDGRRYLDGGVASTASADLVAGLDLDEVVVIAPMASLTALESAGSADAWSRCYASR
- a CDS encoding flavin-containing monooxygenase, yielding MTTDEFEVVVIGAGASGIGAAVRLRQQGVRDFVVLEKGNSVGGTWRDNTYPGCGCDVPSRLYSYTFAPNPDWSRVFAKQPEILTYLGDTADRFGVTEHVRLGVEVLESHWDPTMSRWRLSTIDGDITARAIIAAAGPWHTPNLPDIPGLAEFSGPVFHSSRWDHDVDLTGKRVAVVGSGASAVQFVPAIAPAVQRLHLFQRTPQWVLPKPDHHIPTVERQLLRRRSFRNALRSLEYRALEGLGFAFRRLRTQPLLRAIAEANIRRAIRDPQLRRKVTPDYPVGCTRPLVSNDYYPSLTRANVDVHATGVAEIRGNTVIGVDGTSAEVDAIILGTGFRILDLPIAGRVFDADGASLADHWQGSPQAYLGTTIAGFPNLFLVLGPSLGTVNSAFVIIEAQLAYIMSALRHLRSVDSLEVRRPIQDAFNARVQAALPGTAYSAGSCRSYFIDANGRNSFSWPWATDRMIRSLSRFDPSDYRVGDRVREDTRA
- a CDS encoding SDR family oxidoreductase, whose protein sequence is MTYPAIDPHGAVVLITGGGRGIGLATAELFARHGAIVCVADLDGAAATEAAQSIGPQAFPYTADVSSAGSFSDCVRAVLDSFGRIDVLVNNAGVMPLGDFLAEPEATSRTTIDVNLWGPVHGMRLVLPHMISRRRGHIVNVASMAGKIPIPGMAVYNASKFAAVGLSAAVRAEFAPTGVSVSTVLPSAVRTRLSSGVPLGRGLPTVSPSTVATAIFRTLATRRAEVPVPRYLAAWDLLNALTPEPLMRSARRLIGDRRALTSVDPTARAAYEQSIADQAAG
- a CDS encoding DUF5958 family protein, which gives rise to MDEQALRLNELAQGLRPLDEGAAWFAGLTADHRSEVLLRLTEFCVQARAVPDDMPESVRRAGLLTTHTPAVLLARGRLAKIAGLPPDEWAKSFRLLVSLLGVADERRRARSCAAGCAHAWHHL
- the dapF gene encoding diaminopimelate epimerase; translated protein: MGIEFVKGHGTENDFVVLPDPDGTLELTESRVQALCDRQRGLGADGVLRVVPNKLFSGSGDGWFMDYRNADGSIAEMCGNGVRVFATYLVDAGLASPGEFVVGTRAGDRPVVVHPDGSVTVQMGPTRVFGESVATLGGVNFPGVAVDVGNPHLVCVTDVPVASLDLSVAPGRDQSLFPHGVNVEFVNRLSPTSLAMRVHERGVGETRSCGTGTVATVAAHLHLLGLPTGSATVTIPGGQVTVTIDAADSTLTGPAVLVARGELSDAWWASR
- the miaA gene encoding tRNA (adenosine(37)-N6)-dimethylallyltransferase MiaA → MSELASEPIPRSTVRPIAVVGPTAAGKSDLGVELALRFGGEVINADAMQLYRGMDIGTAKLSMAERRGVPHHMLDVLDVTETASVAAYQRQTRELMERLIASGVTPILVGGSGLYIQAVLDELEFPGTDPAIRSRLEADLATLGSEALHTKLATLDPLAATAILPSNGRRVVRALEVIELTGRPFSATMPKRGEPRFGTVQIGIDRDVAELDSRVDLRVDLMYSAGLVAEVQSLEPLGLRSGLTASRALGYQQTLAYLDGSCDLPTAAADTARATRRFVRRQRSWFRRDHRITWFDGARPDLFEAVGAIL
- a CDS encoding DUF349 domain-containing protein, which produces MTDQETAPVDGVEQAAAEQVATEVTPVPQPEAGQSSGGGAGATAGSTPPPVPVASDDPTRWGRVDEAGKVYVKGEDGEREVGSWQAGEPAEGLAHFARRFDDMRTEVELLEARLKSGAGDPKQALTSAKHVRDGLTDAAVVGDLAALRARVAHVIATAEKAVDKAKVARDAARAESAQRKQALVEEAETLANESTQWKSAGDRLRAILDEWKTIRGVDRKTDEQLWRRFSKARDAFNRRRGAHFADLDRQRATAKTRKQELVDEAEALAGSDDWGVTAGRYKDLMVEWKAAGRAPKESDDALWQAFRAAQDKFFARRSAAFDERDAEFGTNAKLKEELLAEAEGIDPGAGLEAARNALYKLQERWDQIGKVPRERVRELEGRLRSIEEKVRGAVDAQWRRTDPEAEARVAQFRERVTQFEAQAAKARSAGDKRRAEQAEAQAAQWREWLAAAEQAVATR